The Vicia villosa cultivar HV-30 ecotype Madison, WI linkage group LG1, Vvil1.0, whole genome shotgun sequence genome includes a region encoding these proteins:
- the LOC131602686 gene encoding ABA-responsive protein ABR18-like, producing MGIFTYENDTTSTVAPAKLFKAVVHDADVIVPKVVDSIKNVEIVEGNGGPGTVKKITFVEGGQTLYVLHKIEGIDDEKFEYNYSIVGGVGISDIVDKISFEAKLFEGPNGGSVGKMIVKYHTKGDAKPIEKEVEEGKAKSDALFKAIEGYVLANPNYN from the coding sequence ATGGGTATTTTCACATATGAGAATGATACCACTTCTACCGTCGCACCTGCTAAGTTATTCAAAGCTGTGGTTCATGATGCTGATGTCATCGTTCCAAAGGTTGTTGATTCAATCAAGAATGTTGAAATCGTTGAAGGAAATGGTGGTCCTGGCACTGTCAAGAAGATCACTTTCGTTGAAGGAGGACAAACCTTGTATGTGTTGCATAAAATTGAAGGTATTGATGATGAAAAGTTTGAATATAATTACAGTATAGTTGGAGGAGTCGGTATATCGGACATAGTTGACAAGATATCATTTGAGGCAAAATTGTTTGAAGGTCCAAATGGAGGATCTGTTGGAAAGATGATTGTTAAATATCACACCAAAGGAGATGCTAAGCCCATTGAAAAGGAAGTTGAGGAAGGTAAGGCTAAGAGTGATGCTCTTTTCAAAGCCATTGAAGGTTACGTTTTGGCAAATCCTAATTACAACTGA